From the genome of Indicator indicator isolate 239-I01 chromosome 17, UM_Iind_1.1, whole genome shotgun sequence, one region includes:
- the IL2RG gene encoding cytokine receptor common subunit gamma — MAFIYHPAMVLPSTFVTPILLLLLLLCRLGPYLVAAHSPPGVDCVLFNDEYMTCTWGSRETLAANYSLYYWYEDSLPEVECQQYLQDQGIRVGCHFNESEIIQFRPFHVLLNASLNGKTLPTSRKTMELQNLVKPEAPVNLTVRNMSGNQLELSWTSPYRNAECLEHTVKYKSNKDTRWTEHHVKGDIFSFPSVDYEKYYTFYVRSKINTFCGSTQLWSEWSIPVVWGSNTTSKGMAEEQPHWFWIHTVLIPIASCLLLLILVVLLVRMERVWVILMPQIPNPSKKFDELFTTHNGNFQEWVGVPKDFVESFKPNYSENICYVSELSPRDSYEPFWESSNDSLSVLPGAMAAPREHSPYNSSYLGM; from the exons ATGGCCTTCATCTATCACCCCGCCATGGTGCTGCCCAGCACCTTCGTCAcacccatcctcctcctcctcctcctcctttgcagGCTGGGCCCCTACCTTgttgctgcccacagccccccaG GGGTGGACTGTGTCCTGTTCAACGACGAGTACATGACCTGCACCTGGGGGAGCAGAGAGACACTCGCAGCCAACTATTCCCTCTACTACTG GTACGAGGACAGTTTGCCTGAGGTGGAGTGCCAGCAGTACCTGCAGGACCAGGGTATTCGTGTTGGTTGCCACTTCAACGAGAGTGAGATCATTCAGTTCCGGCCCTTCCACGTCCTCCTCAATGCCAGCCTCAACGGCAAGACCCTGCCAACTTCTAGGAAGACCATGGAGCTGCAAAACCTGG TGAAACCAGAGGCGCCTGTGAACCTGACCGTCCGCAACATGAGTGGCAACCAGCTAGAGCTGAGCTGGACCTCTCCGTACAGAAACGCTGAGTGCCTGGAGCACACTGTCAAGTACAAGAGCAACAAGGACACCAGATGGACG GAGCATCATGTGAAAGGAGacatcttctccttccccagcgTGGACTATGAGAAGTACTACACCTTCTATGTGCGCAGCAAGATCAACACCTTCTgtggcagcacccagctctggagcGAGTGGAGCATCCCTGTGGTCTGGGGCAGCAACACTACCAGCAAAG gcatggcagaggagcagccacaCTGGTTCTGGATCCACACAGTCTTGATCCCCAttgcctcctgcctgctttTGTTGATCCTCGTGGTGCTGCTGGTGCGAATGGAAAG GGTCTGGGTCATCCTGATGCCCCAAATCCCCAACCCCAGCAAGAAATTTGATGAGCTCTTCACCACCCATAATGGCAACTTCCAG gaaTGGGTTGGAGTCCCCAAAGACTTCGTGGAGAGCTTCAAACCCAACTACAGTGAGAACATCTGCTATGTGAGCGAGCTGTCCCCCAGAGACAGCTACGAGCCCTTCTGGGAGAGCAGCAATGACTCACTGTCAGTGCTGCCTGGGGCCATGGCTGCCCCCCGTGAGCACAGCCCCTACAACAGCAGCTACCTGGGAATGTGA
- the LOC128972489 gene encoding sestrin-3-like: MIVCPQSVQHPQGSRCQRLPGQVVKMSSSDPERPQLLFVKVLANRGRLEAVTQQMGYHPQYLDSFLKTQHYLMHMDGPLPFDCRHYIAIMAAARHHCRYLVNLHVLQFLQAGGDPQWLRGLDYIPPKIRNLNEINKILAHRPWLITKEHIEKLLKISEWSWSLAELVHAVVLLAHCHALASFVFGCGCEHDEGLGGRGSLKALSPGTQCFCESSNSCGQELLRISRKQSLDSCMELDSLRERMQQIHVETEGREEMRLLQQDQEEADPIGEVTGATNLACYMQDPDFGYQDFARRDENQTQVFRVQDYSWEDHGFSLVNRLYSDIGHLLDEKFRMVDGLQSTAMAKRQGCEPSVFKRGIWNYIHCMFGIRYDDYDYAEVNQLLERVLKVYIKTVTCYPEKTNTEMFNRFWKQFKHSEKVHVNLLILEARMQAELLYALQAITQYMIS, translated from the exons ATGATCGTGTGTCCCCAGAGCGTGCAGCATCCCCAAGGGAGTCGGTGCCAGCGGCTGCCGGGACAG gtg GTAAAGATGTCCAGCAGCGACCCCGAGCGCCCCCAGCTGCTGTTTGTGAAGGTGCTGGCAAACCGAGGGCGGCTGGAGGCAGTGACCCAGCAGATGGGCTACCATCCACAGTACCTCGACAGCTTCCTCAAGACGCAGCACTACCTGATGCACATGGACGGGCCACTGCCCTTCGACTGCCGCCACTACATTGCCATCATG gcagctgcccggCACCACTGCCGCTACCTGGTGAACCTGCACGTGCTGCAGTTCCTGCAGGCGGGGGGCGATCCCCAGTGGCTGCGTGGCCTCGACTACATCCCCCCCAAAATCCGCAACCTCAATGAGATCAACAAGATCCTGGCACACCGGCCGTGGCTCATCACCAAGGAGCACATTGAG aagctgctgaagaTCAGTGAGTGGAGCTGGTCGCTGGCAGAGCTGGTGCACGCTGTTGTCCTCCTGGCACACTGCCATGCCCTTGCCAGCTTTGTCTTCGGCTGTGGCTGCGAGCATGACGAGGGGCTGGGGGGCCGAGGTTCACTGAAGGCCTTGTCCCCTGGCACCCAGTGCTTCTGTGAATCCAGCAACAGCTgtggccaggagctgctgcgCATCAGCCGCAAGCAG TCCCTGGACTCCTGCATGGAGCTGGATTCTCTGCGGGAACGCATGCAGCAGATCCACGTGGAGACCGAGGGCAGGGAAGAgatgaggctgctgcagcaggatcaGGAGGAAG CTGATCCCATCGGGGAAGTCACCGGTGCCACCAACCTTGCCTGCTACATGCAGGACCCTGACTTTGGATACCAGGACTTTGCACGGCGTGACGAGAATCAGACGCAGGTATTCAGAGTCCAG GATTACTCCTGGGAGGACCATGGCTTCTCGCTGGTCAACCGGCTCTACTCGGACATTGGGCATCTTCTAGATGAGAAGTTTCGGATGGTGGATGGCCTGCAAAGCACAGCCATGGCCAAGAGGCAGGGCTGTGAACCCTCTGTCTTCAAGCGGGGCATCTGGAACTATATCCACTGCATGTTTGGCATTAG gtaCGATGACTATGACTATGCAGAGGTGaaccagctgctggagagggtgctCAAGGTGTACATCAAAACCGTCACCTGCTACCCAGAGAAGACCAATACCGAGATGTTCAACAGGTTCTGGAAGCAATTCAAGCACAGTGAAAAG GTCCATGTGAACCTGCTGATCCTGGAGGCCCggatgcaggcagagctgctgtacGCACTGCAGGCCATCACCCAGTACATGATCTCCTAG